A region from the Mucilaginibacter sp. CSA2-8R genome encodes:
- a CDS encoding efflux RND transporter periplasmic adaptor subunit: MKVQFVFMGLCALLLHTSCKQQKEQKEADAKLLVTSPLKMDTTVVNEYVGQIRSIRHIEIRAQERGYLEKSFVDEGQFVKKGQLLFQIMPKVLGAEMQKTQAEVNLAQIEYQNTKKLRDSNIVAPNELAMAKAKLNKAKAELSLSQTHLRFLSITAPFDGYIDRLQVRPGSLIEEGDLMTTLADNSKMWVYFNVPEAEYLDYKTENKKEKPEVRLLMANHKVFQYPGVVETIEADFDNETGNIPFRATFPNPQGLLRHGETGNVQMIVPLKQALLIPQKATFEVLEKKYVYVVDKNSRVQAREITIGADMNDLYEVTAGLSPDDKILLEGLKKVTNNDKINYEFQNMKSVIGQLRLPAE; the protein is encoded by the coding sequence ATGAAAGTACAATTCGTGTTTATGGGTTTGTGTGCCTTATTGCTACATACAAGCTGTAAACAACAAAAAGAGCAAAAAGAAGCCGACGCTAAACTTTTAGTTACCAGTCCGTTAAAAATGGACACCACTGTGGTTAACGAGTATGTTGGCCAAATCCGTTCCATTCGTCACATTGAAATCAGAGCTCAGGAGCGCGGCTACCTCGAAAAGAGCTTTGTTGACGAAGGACAGTTCGTAAAAAAAGGTCAGCTATTGTTTCAAATTATGCCCAAGGTTTTAGGCGCCGAAATGCAGAAAACGCAAGCCGAAGTTAACCTGGCGCAAATTGAGTATCAAAATACCAAAAAGCTGAGAGACAGTAATATTGTGGCACCTAACGAATTGGCCATGGCCAAAGCTAAGTTAAATAAAGCTAAGGCCGAGTTGTCATTGAGCCAAACTCACCTGCGCTTCTTATCCATCACTGCGCCTTTCGATGGATATATCGACCGTTTACAAGTTCGGCCTGGTAGCCTGATTGAAGAAGGCGACTTAATGACTACCCTGGCTGATAACAGCAAAATGTGGGTTTACTTTAACGTGCCCGAGGCTGAATATCTGGATTATAAGACCGAAAATAAAAAAGAAAAGCCTGAAGTAAGACTGCTGATGGCTAATCATAAAGTGTTTCAGTACCCTGGCGTGGTTGAAACCATCGAAGCCGACTTTGATAACGAAACCGGAAATATTCCTTTTAGAGCTACTTTTCCTAATCCGCAAGGGTTGTTACGCCATGGCGAAACTGGTAACGTGCAAATGATTGTTCCGCTTAAACAAGCGCTTTTAATTCCGCAAAAGGCAACATTTGAAGTGCTGGAAAAAAAATACGTTTACGTGGTTGATAAAAACAGTCGTGTACAGGCCCGCGAAATTACCATCGGCGCCGACATGAACGATTTGTACGAAGTAACCGCCGGATTATCTCCTGATGATAAAATTTTGCTGGAAGGCCTGAAAAAGGTTACCAACAATGACAAGATCAACTACGAATTCCAGAACATGAAATCTGTAATCGGTCAGCTTAGGTTACCGGCAGAATAA